One Obesumbacterium proteus DNA window includes the following coding sequences:
- a CDS encoding LysR substrate-binding domain-containing protein has protein sequence MKYLPKIQQLKTFQEVIRRGSIRAAARALNQSQPAISRAIKELEHTLNTQLIVRGAKGMMLTETGSAFAARSQLILEELQRAADEIEQISQYSQGSVSVGFSSLIALTVFPQAADTFKSQFPQANIHAKEAQLSTLLPALREGRLDFAIGTLTAETTPIDLVREPLFESPFCIIAHRDNPFSQAKSLEELKHAKWLIPETDMGYYQQLESAMGNFYHQLSQSPIRTDSVVCGLSMVQQAQYLTIVARAMRTPLGLGNTLCALPIDDLPTAQYCVFYSQKSPLTLTARRFLDLLRWECQNYAWE, from the coding sequence GTGAAATATCTGCCAAAAATTCAGCAGTTAAAAACGTTTCAGGAAGTGATTCGTCGCGGAAGTATTCGCGCCGCCGCACGCGCATTAAACCAGTCACAGCCAGCAATAAGCAGAGCGATCAAAGAATTGGAACATACGCTGAATACGCAGCTTATCGTGCGCGGAGCCAAAGGAATGATGCTGACTGAAACAGGAAGCGCGTTTGCGGCACGCTCGCAGCTTATTTTGGAAGAACTACAGCGCGCGGCAGATGAAATTGAGCAGATAAGCCAATATTCTCAAGGATCAGTTTCTGTAGGCTTTTCATCGCTAATTGCGCTAACCGTGTTTCCTCAGGCCGCTGATACCTTTAAGTCTCAGTTTCCACAGGCCAATATACACGCCAAAGAAGCGCAGCTCTCGACGCTTCTACCGGCTTTGCGTGAAGGGCGACTCGATTTTGCCATCGGCACGCTAACAGCCGAAACCACGCCAATAGATCTGGTACGTGAGCCGTTATTTGAATCGCCCTTTTGCATTATCGCTCACCGCGACAACCCATTTTCTCAAGCGAAATCGTTAGAAGAGCTGAAGCACGCAAAATGGCTGATACCCGAAACCGATATGGGTTATTACCAGCAGCTAGAATCCGCCATGGGGAATTTTTACCACCAGCTTAGCCAATCACCGATCCGAACGGACTCCGTGGTTTGCGGATTAAGCATGGTGCAACAGGCACAATATCTGACCATCGTGGCTCGGGCGATGCGGACTCCGCTGGGATTAGGCAATACGCTCTGTGCATTGCCTATCGACGATTTACCCACCGCCCAATACTGCGTGTTCTATTCGCAAAAATCGCCGCTCACCTTAACGGCGCGGCGATTCCTGGATTTATTACGTTGGGAATGCCAAAACTATGCTTGGGAGTAA
- a CDS encoding MFS transporter, with the protein MQFQRRSLMIFLLFIGYAIVYIDKTVVGFALLPIEREFSLQPEQLGYITGVFFLAYSIFQIPAGWLNDRFGFKKVLCSSLFLLGGFAMCFGWLGLTFGLLLTFRFLAGMGHAGYPTSCAKAVTANFPVEQRTFAQSILLSSAGLAMTLGPLVAVYCLEHIGWRGSFASLGILAFIISGCILWLVPNPQRALPISSPQRQSVPYRQLLKSPIVILLFIAIFCLNIPSYGLMAWLPKFLVQNRGLPLGVSSLVAAAGGLGMWISSLCTGYFVGKYMQGKEHKVVCSCSLLSAVCIGLVYATSSAISASLFLFFGYVFLMASFVTVFTLPMKRLPTDVMGAAMGIINTGGTLGGFVAPIAMGYLVKMSQGYFSTFVFLVVVMIVSGLVILPLAGKTYRPVREAA; encoded by the coding sequence ATGCAATTTCAGCGCCGTTCATTGATGATTTTTTTACTGTTTATCGGTTACGCCATCGTTTATATCGACAAAACCGTGGTGGGGTTTGCTCTGCTACCTATCGAACGTGAGTTTTCACTCCAGCCTGAGCAATTAGGCTATATCACCGGCGTTTTTTTCCTCGCCTATTCTATTTTCCAGATCCCCGCCGGTTGGCTTAACGATCGCTTCGGATTCAAAAAAGTCTTGTGTAGCTCACTGTTCCTGCTGGGCGGGTTTGCTATGTGCTTTGGCTGGTTGGGGCTCACTTTTGGTTTATTGCTGACGTTTCGTTTTCTAGCGGGTATGGGACATGCGGGCTATCCAACCTCCTGTGCGAAAGCGGTGACGGCGAATTTTCCCGTTGAGCAGCGTACTTTTGCTCAGTCTATTCTGTTGTCTTCGGCAGGACTGGCGATGACGTTAGGCCCGCTGGTGGCGGTATATTGCCTTGAGCATATTGGCTGGCGCGGGTCTTTTGCGTCGTTGGGGATTTTGGCATTTATAATCTCTGGCTGCATTTTATGGCTGGTGCCAAATCCACAAAGAGCATTGCCAATATCTTCTCCGCAGCGGCAGAGCGTGCCTTATCGCCAGCTGTTGAAAAGTCCTATCGTTATTTTGCTGTTTATCGCCATTTTTTGTTTGAACATTCCGTCCTACGGTCTGATGGCATGGCTGCCTAAATTCTTGGTGCAAAATCGTGGGCTGCCGCTGGGCGTATCCAGTTTAGTGGCGGCGGCGGGCGGATTAGGGATGTGGATTTCGTCTTTGTGCACCGGTTATTTCGTTGGCAAATACATGCAGGGTAAAGAGCACAAAGTGGTCTGCAGCTGTTCGTTGCTGAGCGCGGTGTGTATTGGGTTGGTTTACGCCACGTCTTCGGCTATTTCGGCCAGCCTGTTTTTATTCTTCGGTTATGTGTTCCTCATGGCGTCGTTTGTCACCGTTTTCACTTTACCAATGAAACGTTTGCCGACTGACGTAATGGGCGCCGCGATGGGGATTATTAACACCGGCGGTACCTTGGGCGGCTTTGTCGCGCCGATTGCCATGGGGTACCTGGTGAAGATGAGCCAAGGCTATTTTTCTACTTTTGTTTTTCTAGTTGTGGTGATGATTGTCTCTGGGCTGGTGATCCTGCCGTTGGCAGGTAAAACCTATCGCCCAGTTCGTGAAGCTGCGTAA